In Oryza sativa Japonica Group chromosome 1, ASM3414082v1, the genomic stretch AGCTGAGAGCCTACAAATTAGACAACGAGTACTAGTCATGTACTTGCTTATATATTATGGAGATGCATTTGCCACTGAAATAATAACGATGAAGGATGTTTGGTTCCAACACCAAGATCAATTTTGTGTTCAATTCTTAACACGTACAATCatacttttattattattattattcgaCATCAAGTTTCTCCTCCTTaatttaagagagagagagagaggggagatgtcAATGCATGCAATCAACAAGAGGGAATCTACAGTATTACTGaattactgatttttttttagaactactGAATTACTGATGTATCTGAATTACTAGCTATAGAACAAGACATCACACATGTTGCATGTACTACTGAAGGGTACATGCATGTGTGCAACTTGCTGCTGTGGCTTCAGCCTGATGCGCAGGCTGCAGCTGCTACGATGACCCAGCCATGCCATGCATATGCAAACGAGCTTTAACAGCGTGCTCTTACACCCAGCCCCACACATGCAGTACCCTTCAATATAAGTCCTCTTTTTTAGGGGGGTTCACCTATTTACATAATAATTTCTGTCACATGTATACGTGTAAGCCCCACATCCTGCTGCTAACCTCACATTTGGtaattagatatatatatatatatatatatatatatatatatatatatatatatatatatatatatatatatatatatatatatatatatatatccaaatatGCTTGCATTGCTTCAGAAGTTAATTAATTGCACAAACGAATGATTCAAAGAGACAAATCAAAACTGAAACAGAAAgttttgagctttccttttttATCAAGACAGAAAACATGCATATGCATTAATTAGTGGATAGCTTGGTACTGCGATATATAATCATTCATACTTGATATAATCAATTATCAGAAATTATTAACATATGCATATATAGCTTTATAGATCAGAGACAGACACACACATGCACTCTGAAGTTAATTAGAACTCtctctatgtatatatatggatgGAAATGATAGAAATGGAGTGGCTAATTGATTAGCCAGGGTGAGAGAAGGGGTTGGACCTCAATTTGACCCAGGAGGAATCTAATGTAACCAATGGTCTCTTGCAGTACGGATGCAGTGTCAGTCTGCAAAAGAAGGAACACGTATACATGTCAGAGACTTGCTTTACTTTCACTCACACGACTCCTATAAAGTGAAAGAAGCTGCTGCATGCAGCTCAAAAGCGAGGAGATGGGCAGAAACTACACTATGCTACTCCAGTAGTACATTTGTTAATTTGTACTACGTGTTACGGTGTTAGCAGTACATTTGTGTCATTGTGTGTGTGTTAACAACAGTTGCAAAAAGGAAAAGGCCAGAGTTCAAAGCCTATACATGCACAAGAGATTCAGATGTACAAACAACCATGCGTAAGAATATTTTTGACATGTTGTGCATGAACTAGAACTACCTAGGTACTAGAATATATGCATGCACATGCAAAGTATAAAATCTACTGGTAGTAGATATATTTGGTGCTAGCTAGGCTAGCCTCTTTGTGTGCAGTTTACAAATATAATGCAGTGCACTACTACATCCATttcaaaataattgtaattctaatttatttagcatatattaaggtttAAGATGAAAGACTATGGTACTTCTCATTAAATGATGTATAGGTAAGAGTGGGAAGGTAGTTGAGGATAAAATAGGAATAAatctgaataaaaaatgatatggAACAATTAGTAATGTACAGTGACAATTATTTTAAGACAAATttgaatataattatattgtgggacagaggtagtattacATTAACTAGTGATTTGTGGTTAATTAAGTTGCTGTAGTACCTTGCCAAATGGGGAAACTATCTGGTGAAGAGCTGTTATTCTGTCCCCAAGCCTCTCCTTCCTGACCTGAAATAAAATGTTTGGTATAGAAGAGATACAAATTATGTATTGTAATGCATGCAATGTAGCAAGCTACGATCTTCAATTCCATTGATGTATTTGTTCTGCGAGGACACGTACACTTTCTAAATGTAAACGTGACCACATACACAAGACCTACgacaaaattaaatccatcaGAAACCAGAGAATCTTAAAGTGTTAATGTTAATTTCCCTTACATCTTTTGTTTTACAGGCTAGATTGTATATACGAGACAGATTCCAAAATGCGGTTAGCTAGGCACAAGATGAACATATACTCCAAAGATGATAAAGTGAGATATGAAAAGGAGTGCGTGAAGAAACCTTTAGGGTAGATTGCGCTGAAGAAGAGGCTTGAACCCTAGCCTTCTTAAGAGCTGAACCTGTCTCTGTGCTGTTACACTGCAGCAGCAGAGAAACAACAAATTAAACAAGCCAATGCAAAAGCAAGAACCATCATGAGGCCATTCCATCCTTGTCCCAAGATGAGCaactatatatagctagctaataAGGTCGAAAATATATATAGCTTAGCTAGCTCAGTACACACTGACTTTATggatgtaaaaataaataactttGCCCGTgtggcatgatgcaattaaaGTGTATCCATCTCTCTACAACCTTAGCAAGGGATCATCATGAAAGCAAGATCCCAAATGAAAAGTTTGAAACATGGGATCAGGTTTGGCACATGTACATGCATAAGCAGCAAACaaaaagtgatttttttccctaaGGGACATGGAAAATGTAGTAGCTTTTCACCAAAGGAGGGAAATTATAGCAAAGCTCAATTGAGTCATTCTGCACAATTACCAAGGAGATCACATCTGTGAGAATgtagaaagaaagaagaaatttCCATACAAATTTACAAAATGAATTTTCACAGTACAGTcttgattagtttttttttctcacctcCGACGAGTTATCTGACTGGCCTGCATGGTGTTTCCTCGTCAACtccggctccgccgccggcgccaccgccgcggtgtTGGAGAAATCCATCATGCTGCTGCCGAGGCCGCTGGTGGTGACGCATGACCTAGGAGAGGATGCCGCCGCCTGCAGGAGCATCTGGCTCAGCTGCGACTTGCAGCTGCTGGCCTCCGGCGATGCCTGCAGGAtcccatcgccggcgccgccgccatgtccaTAGAAATCATAAGCAGCAGCTGATGCCTCGTGAGGCATAGAGGCCTCATCATCTAGCCCTTTGGACAGGAGAGCTGTGGCCACACTGTATTTCTCGTGATCTCCAACTAATCCACCACTGCTTATGATTTGTAGTTTCCCAAGGCAAGTAGGAGTACATGTATACACACATATGCAGGAAGAAACAATTAGTGTCAAGTTAGTGCCATGCATGTGTGAGATGTACATGTGATTAATTGCTGATTAGCAAAGCACCCAAAAGCGGAATAAAAGCAGCAGACAACTGCTTTAACTACTTTCCTCGCCTGAAGTAATTAACCTACAATTACTTTAACAATCAAATTAGCTAGTGCACCTACAATTTCATGACTAGACCACAGAGAATTAATTCAGAGATGCATGGAGAGAGGGTAATTAATTACAGAAGCAGTTGTCTCCATGACTGATCTGGCATGCCGCTGATGATCTCCTGCTGCTGCACATCGCCATGGAAGCTCCCAAGAGGATGAAGACCAGTGCTGAGATTCACCTCAGGAATGTTCAGACATGGCGATGAATTAGAAGATGCATGAAGCAGCAGCTGCTGGGGGAGGAAGAGCATGGAGGCTGGAGACGAAGCTGCATCTTGCTCCTCAGAACAAGGCAGCTGCCTCAAGCTGCccatgatgctgctgctgctgctgttgccc encodes the following:
- the LOC4325885 gene encoding transcription factor bHLH68 isoform X7, with the translated sequence MLSSGGELKSSSLVQQMVWVGTGNSSSSSIMGSLRQLPCSEEQDAASSPASMLFLPQQLLLHASSNSSPCLNIPEVNLSTGLHPLGSFHGDVQQQEIISGMPDQSWRQLLLSGGLVGDHEKYSVATALLSKGLDDEASMPHEASAAAYDFYGHGGGAGDGILQASPEASSCKSQLSQMLLQAAASSPRSCVTTSGLGSSMMDFSNTAAVAPAAEPELTRKHHAGQSDNSSECNSTETGSALKKARVQASSSAQSTLKVLCMWSRLHLESVRKERLGDRITALHQIVSPFGKTDTASVLQETIGYIRFLLGQIEALSYPYLGQCCSANPMQQQTLCVRKYAGNNGRRKEH
- the LOC4325885 gene encoding transcription factor bHLH68 isoform X6, whose amino-acid sequence is MLSSGGELKSSSLVQQMVWVGTGNSSSSSIMGSLRQLPCSEEQDAASSPASMLFLPQQLLLHASSNSSPCLNIPEVNLSTGLHPLGSFHGDVQQQEIISGMPDQSWRQLLLSGGLVGDHEKYSVATALLSKGLDDEASMPHEASAAAYDFYGHGGGAGDGILQASPEASSCKSQLSQMLLQAAASSPRSCVTTSGLGSSMMDFSNTAAVAPAAEPELTRKHHAGQSDNSSECNSTETGSALKKARVQASSSAQSTLKVRKERLGDRITALHQIVSPFGKTDTASVLQETIGYIRFLLGQIEALSYPYLGQCCSANPMQQQTVKPQAQPIHTWRWPVCMSAAAHDATGARSCACAEAAHRPGHSVRL
- the LOC4325885 gene encoding transcription factor bHLH68 isoform X3, whose protein sequence is MLSSGGELKSSSLVQQMVWVGTGNSSSSSIMGSLRQLPCSEEQDAASSPASMLFLPQQLLLHASSNSSPCLNIPEVNLSTGLHPLGSFHGDVQQQEIISGMPDQSWRQLLLSGGLVGDHEKYSVATALLSKGLDDEASMPHEASAAAYDFYGHGGGAGDGILQASPEASSCKSQLSQMLLQAAASSPRSCVTTSGLGSSMMDFSNTAAVAPAAEPELTRKHHAGQSDNSSECNSTETGSALKKARVQASSSAQSTLKVRKERLGDRITALHQIVSPFGKTDTASVLQETIGYIRFLLGQIEALSYPYLGQCCSANPMQQQTGIMAGERSTDGLFPEFPAGQDAEKDGKKQQAKKDDDLRSRGLCLVPVSCMPHLAADNDVVVGSDFWAAAGGGGGGGAPPLAGMNLR
- the LOC4325885 gene encoding transcription factor bHLH68 isoform X1, with amino-acid sequence MLSSGGELKSSSLVQQMVWVGTGNSSSSSIMGSLRQLPCSEEQDAASSPASMLFLPQQLLLHASSNSSPCLNIPEVNLSTGLHPLGSFHGDVQQQEIISGMPDQSWRQLLLSGGLVGDHEKYSVATALLSKGLDDEASMPHEASAAAYDFYGHGGGAGDGILQASPEASSCKSQLSQMLLQAAASSPRSCVTTSGLGSSMMDFSNTAAVAPAAEPELTRKHHAGQSDNSSECNSTETGSALKKARVQASSSAQSTLKVLCMWSRLHLESVRKERLGDRITALHQIVSPFGKTDTASVLQETIGYIRFLLGQIEALSYPYLGQCCSANPMQQQTGIMAGERSTDGLFPEFPAGQDAEKDGKKQQAKKDDDLRSRGLCLVPVSCMPHLAADNDVVVGSDFWAAAGGGGGGGAPPLAGMNLR
- the LOC4325885 gene encoding transcription factor bHLH68 isoform X5, producing MLSSGGELKSSSLVQQMVWVGTGNSSSSSIMGSLRQLPCSEEQDAASSPASMLFLPQQLLLHASSNSSPCLNIPEVNLSTGLHPLGSFHGDVQQQEIISGMPDQSWRQLLLSGGLVGDHEKYSVATALLSKGLDDEASMPHEASAAAYDFYGHGGGAGDGILQASPEASSCKSQLSQMLLQAAASSPRSCVTTSGLGSSMMDFSNTAAVAPAAEPELTRKHHAGQSDNSSECNSTETGSALKKARVQASSSAQSTLKVLCMWSRLHLESVRKERLGDRITALHQIVSPFGKTDTASVLQETIGYIRFLLGQIEALSYPYLGQCCSANPMQQQTVKPQAQPIHTWRWPVCMSAAAHDATGARSCACAEAAHRPGHSVRL
- the LOC4325885 gene encoding transcription factor bHLH68 isoform X4 encodes the protein MLSSGGELKSSSLVQQMVWVGTGNSSSSSIMGSLRQLPCSEEQDAASSPASMLFLPQQLLLHASSNSSPCLNIPEVNLSTGLHPLGSFHGDVQQQEIISGMPDQSWRQLLLGGLVGDHEKYSVATALLSKGLDDEASMPHEASAAAYDFYGHGGGAGDGILQASPEASSCKSQLSQMLLQAAASSPRSCVTTSGLGSSMMDFSNTAAVAPAAEPELTRKHHAGQSDNSSECNSTETGSALKKARVQASSSAQSTLKVRKERLGDRITALHQIVSPFGKTDTASVLQETIGYIRFLLGQIEALSYPYLGQCCSANPMQQQTGIMAGERSTDGLFPEFPAGQDAEKDGKKQQAKKDDDLRSRGLCLVPVSCMPHLAADNDVVVGSDFWAAAGGGGGGGAPPLAGMNLR
- the LOC4325885 gene encoding transcription factor bHLH68 isoform X2; its protein translation is MLSSGGELKSSSLVQQMVWVGTGNSSSSSIMGSLRQLPCSEEQDAASSPASMLFLPQQLLLHASSNSSPCLNIPEVNLSTGLHPLGSFHGDVQQQEIISGMPDQSWRQLLLGGLVGDHEKYSVATALLSKGLDDEASMPHEASAAAYDFYGHGGGAGDGILQASPEASSCKSQLSQMLLQAAASSPRSCVTTSGLGSSMMDFSNTAAVAPAAEPELTRKHHAGQSDNSSECNSTETGSALKKARVQASSSAQSTLKVLCMWSRLHLESVRKERLGDRITALHQIVSPFGKTDTASVLQETIGYIRFLLGQIEALSYPYLGQCCSANPMQQQTGIMAGERSTDGLFPEFPAGQDAEKDGKKQQAKKDDDLRSRGLCLVPVSCMPHLAADNDVVVGSDFWAAAGGGGGGGAPPLAGMNLR